The Prionailurus bengalensis isolate Pbe53 chromosome E2, Fcat_Pben_1.1_paternal_pri, whole genome shotgun sequence region GACAGATAAGAGGTGGCTGCCTGGGGGGCTCCAGCCTAATGATGCTTAGGGGCCTCCCTCTCACGCCTGGCGGCTAGAGGTTGGTTACCCTCCAACCTCAGGAGGGCCTGCCCCCCTACCCCCTCACTGGGGGGTTTGTTCAACAGCATGACTGTCCCACTAGAAGCCTGTCTGTTCATCTCCCCCGGGGCAAACCCCTCTCTCACCTGATGCTTAGGCCCAGTGAAGACAGCTTATCTGTGTGTGAATCCCCTTTTCGAGGAGGAGACTTAGACAATCCAGCACCTTCTTATCTCCTAGGTGACTTGAGTTTTTGGCCCCAGAGCCCTGGGAAGCCTCCATCATTTCCATACCCAAGTCTAGGCCAAACTGGAAATAGACATGTGGCCAGGGCAAGGTCCAAATTTGGCAGTTCAAGTCTGGGGCAAGGCCCAAACTCTTCTGCTAAGAACAGGATTTCTTTCTAGCGACAGGGCCCCACGAAGCCCAACGAAGCCGCTCTTTGGTCAGGCGCAGATCCCGTCCTGGAAGCAATCCCAAAGGCCACAGCTGCCCTCTAAGCACGGTCGATAACGGTTTCTCCTCAGGCCTAAGGGTTTCTGACGGACTAAGTTCACGGTCAGGAAGGAGCCCGGAGAGCCAAACCCATCCCAAAGCCTGGTGGTCAGGGATGGATTCCTCAGCAGTGCTGGGGGGAAAGGCCAATTCGGCCCACAGTCAGCTCCAGCAACCAGAGCGGGCCCACTCCTGTTGCCAGGGGCCACAGTTCCCGGTTCCCAGTTCCCAGCACTTGGGACCAGTCCCCACTGGCTCGGCCAGTCCCGCCTCACCTGGGCCATGCCCTTGGTACCGCTCACAGAGTTCACATTGGAGAGCTCAGCAGTGATGCTGCAGGTAAAGCTGCCGTGGACCCCTCCTGGGTACTGGAGGAGCACAGTGACGGTGTCGTCCACCCCTGCGGAAGGCACAGCACGGGAGAAGGCCTGGCCTCAGAGCCTGCCTAGGGCGCCCTGGGCAAGAGGTCTCATCTCTAACGCAGCCGCGAAAAAGCACCAGGCgaagtgacagaagccagacataaaagttGGCCTGCTGTCGGGCTCCACTTGTGTGAAGTGTGCAAGACTGGGCGGACCCCGAGACAGGGAGGAGATCAGTGCCCGCTTAGGGCTCAGGGCCATGGGAGGACTGACTGTGGGGATAGGTttttgggtgttgttttttttttttttttttttttttttttggagtgatgaGAATATTCTAAAATGGATCCTGTTAACTGCACAACTCTGTGGATATACTAACGCCATGGAGTTCTACATTTGGAATGGATAAATTCTACAGTGTGCGAATTCTATCTCAGGAAAGCTGttaccaaaataaaagaaaaagagaggggcggAGACTTAACGTATCAGAGCCTCGACATCATCCTCTGCAAATACCCGTTGTATAGGTTTGGGAGAATCCGTTTCTTCggctctaaaatggggataattggggcgcgtggggggctcagctggttgagcgtgggacttcggctcaggtcatgacgtcacagttcgtgggttcaagccccacctagggctttgcactgacagcgtggagtctgctttggattctcggactctctttctctgcccctcccccaccaatgtgcgtgcgcgctctctctctcaaaaataaacacttaaaaatatttttaaaataaaataaaataaaatggggataatagaggggggcacctgggtagctcagtcggttaagcgtccaactcttgattttggctcaggtcatgatctcccggattgtgagttcgagcctccacaccgtcagcgtggagtctgctggggactctctctctctccctctctctctgcccctcccccacttactcgctgtctcaaaataaataaataaacttaaaataaaaaaataaaaaaattttattttttaaagtttttatttatttttgagacagagagagacagagcatgagcaggggaggggcacagagagagggagacacagaatctgaagccggctccaggctccgagctgtcaccacagagcctgatgcgggggcttgaactcacagactgtgagatcatgacctgagctgaagtcggatgcttaaccgactgagccatccaggcgcccccaaaattttttgaataaaatggggataattgaAACTGTCTCATCCAAGTTATTACAGGTATGACATTAAATGACGTAAAATGCACAAAGCACTTAGAATGCTATTTAGATTACAGTAAGTGCTACATAAGCATTAGTTGAAAATTAAATACAGCTTGTGGAGTAGCAGCCTGGTTCGGGAACACATCACGCACGCCATAGACGGAAGAACCTACTGACCTAATTCTCTTTGGTTCCAGATAAGCCCAAGTCCTTATGCTGGATCGACTCTGTGAGCCTGGATAAGTCACTGTCCCTGTCTGCAACTCAAGTGtcctcatcagcaaaatgggaGCAACTATAATATATCTATCTCAGGGGGATCAGCCTTATAATAACCCTAATGCAGAAGACGCACTTGATAAATGGaatctgtcatttatttatttgtagattctgtaaaaaaatttttttaatgtttatatttgaaagagagagagagagagcatgggaggggcagagagagagacagaggcagaatccgaagcaggctccaggctctgagctgtcggcacagatgtgatgtggggctcaaactcacgagccatgagatcatgacctgagctgaagtcggacacttcaccaacagagccacccaagcacccttatttttaaattattgtgtttaactttatttatttattttgagagagacagagagcctgagcaggggaggggtggagagaaagggagagagagaatcccaagcagcttcacactgtcagcacagagccccgcgtggggtttGAAcgcgcgaaccgtgagatcgtgacccgagccaaaaccaagagttggacgcttaactgactgagccacccaggcgccctgataaatAGAATCTGTTTTTAGAGCTATTAGTTAGCCTAAAAGTTGGCCAGATACTAGCCTGAGAAGGTTTTCTAGGGTGTGACCTTCACCCATATATATTTTCCTGGTTAGTCATTGCCTCCTGGGGTACTGTTTGCAAAGATGGCCACAGAATTCCTCTGCTTACCCTGTGAGGGCCCCTCTGCAGTAGGCCTTTGTAGCTCCTTCCATCAGGAGGTATAGTCTATTGGCTCACCTCTGAAATCAGGTGACGTTGGGCCATGGAACAGTAGCAAACAAGGGACAAAACGAAAGTTTGAAAAACGCTTGCACGCTGCGCCCTGCCTTCTGTTTGTTTCACCGACAGCGTGCACGAGGCCGAACCAGCTAGCTGAAAAGACTTCGTTAATGAACTCTTTATGACAACCCTAGTAttatcttccttcctcccttccttccttctctactcCCAACACGAGTCTCAAGCCCaagacctcgagatcaagagttgcatgctctaccgactgagccagccgggcgcctcTACGACCACCCTATTGTCGACATTTGACCAGTAACCAGGACTCAGAGCCGTTGAGTCCCTTGGCTAAGATCACACAGCAattcccagtgcagagcctgcccaCACTCTCAACTCTGATCCTCTTTGACGTCAGGAAGAAAGTTCCTCCAGCCGTCTAACCTGATTTTCATGGGCCAGGAGACTTATTCCCGGCTCAGGGCTCCCAGCGAGAGAGGATGACTCTTACCACCATTGTATAGTCCGGGATAGACGGTACCTGTTTCATGGCGCCTTCCCATGGCTACAATCTTCTCTGGCTTCTGCCCACCAAAGACCATAGAGATGAACTGGATACAGTAGATGCCGATGTCCAGTAGGCCACCACCAGCCTGGGCCCAGTCTAAAGCCCGGGTGAGGTGGGTGAGGTCCTTCCCAAATTCTGCCCGAGCCACCCGGAGTTCCCCCAGAGTTCCCTGAGACAGAGTGGACCTCAGAGCTTCGGTAGCAGGAAAGAAGCGGGTCCAGATGGCCTGCACaccacagagggagagagcaagaccattgaaaagaaaggaagggcgTCAGGACCCAGGAATTAACCAACCAGTTCCTCTCCCTTCTGCAGCCCAATCTTGAGAGGGTCCCCGCTCCTCCCCACTATCCAAACAagacccctcccccttccttgcaCAACTCATCAGTCCCCAAGTTGTGCCCCTAACTCTCCCTGGCTCCACCTCGCCTCTCCATTCCCAGAGGAGCAGCTCTAGCCTTATCTTTTCTCATCTGGACCATTACTCCAGTCCCCCAATGTTATAGACTCAACTGTGCCCCCCGCCCAATTCATGTTGAGGTCCTAACTCCCTCCTGCCTTTGTCTTCTTCCAAAAACGTCCACTGGCAAGCATGTTTAGTAATGGCGACAGGCGCTACATCGGAGGTTGGAAGGTGGCACCCTCACCTCCATAAGGAAGAGACCTCGGGACCGGGCTTCGGCAACCATTTCTCGAACTTCCGCAGCGTTCACGCCCAGGGGCTTCTCACACAGGACGGCCTTGCCCGCTGCCAGGCACAGTAACACCGCGGCCTTGTGCTGGGGATGCTGAGTGCCAATGTAGGCCACCTCTAGTTGGAAGGGAGAAGGTCAAGAGATCAGAAGCCCTGCCCACCCCGGACTTCCAGGACCCGCCCGCAACATCCTAAGACCTTGGGCAAAGTTCTACGCCAAGAGGTAGATACCATTGTTTTgcccgtttcacagatgaggaacctgagaaGGGCAAGCGGAAGAGGCCAGTGCCAGCTGAGGCAGCTTAACTCCGGTCAGGCTGCTGTGCAACTACACTGTCTTGCCTTTCCATCCAGGCCGTTCCAGAACACAGCAGCCCTGGCCCCAGAGCTTACTTAAAGCCTGAAAGGGCTCTCTTAGAAACTCAAGCCCCTCCTGGACTGGTCCCTAAATGCAATTTCATACCAGGCCGCTAATCCCAGACCAAGCCCGTTCTTACCAGTTCTGCCTGCCAGCCCCAGATCCTTCCAGAAGCACATAGGGATTGGCCCGTCCCGCAGAGCCTCGCTTATCCTACGGAGCAGCCTAGCGAGAGGCAGCGCCGCGGGGGGCCTCGGAGGCCCTTGTCACTCACCCACATTCGGGTCTTTGGCCAGCTCCTCATAGGACCCATAGGCCTTGGGGATGTCATGTTTCCGCGCAAATTCCTTCGCCCGGCTCAGGTCGCGGGCTGCTACCGCCACCACCTGGAGGGGCGCTAGGGTCAGACTAGAGGGACTGGGGAAGGCGCAGGCGCGGGGCAGGTGGCTGGGAGAGAGGTGATGGAGAAGGCCCCGGGTAAGAAAAACTATATCCCCCAGGGCGGAGGCGGGGAGGTACGGTCctggggaaggaggtgaggggggcTGGACACGGGTCCTGGGAAAGAGAGATCTGGGACAAGCGATTATTTGACCCCTTAGTACCTAAATTTCTTCTCTTCACAGTAGCTCAGAACAAAACCCTCCCAAACTGGACGAAACTCCAGTTTCGGACAGAAGTGGAGAAAAGACTAGGGAACCCTAACTCCCTCCTCCCTCGGACCCAGGAGCCCCGGCTCCCCGGCCTGCTCTTCCACAGGATTCCGGAGGGAGTGTGGACCTGGTGCTCGGAGCGAGGCAGCGTCCGCAGCGCCGTCGTGAAGTCGCTGGAGATAAGGCCGACTGACACGATGCCCCAGCGCAGCGCCATCGCAAAAATGCTGAGTCCCAAACTCCAGCCGCCTCTTGTTGCAAATTGAAAGCCTGACACCCCGCCCACAGGGGGGCGTGGtcatttctcctccccccccccccgttgccCCTACGCCACTTCTCATTGGCCACTAGGCCTGCGCGCCCCTCCAGTCCCAATGCAAAGGAGGAGGTCTTTTAAATGTAGCATCCCCATTGGAAGAGCGCACCGTTGGCTCCGCCTTGCAGGGGGTGGGATCAGAAATGCTTCATACCTCGCAGAGGGCGACTTCTCACCACCTGACATAACGGGaggtgctttttttctttttgcttgtgtAAACTCTATACCAGATATAGGGCCCAGGGATCAAGAGTCTCATGATCTATGGACTGGGACAGCCAAGCGCCCCAAGAAGGGCTTTTTTTCTTGTCAACCTTCCACCCTTAGGGGCTGTCCCTATTCCTCCTTCTCCCAACTCTTTTGCTCAGAAAGCTGCCCACCCTTAGGAATTGTTCAGAGGGAGGGACCAGATAGtaatagaaaagataagaaccactCATGTTTCTAGAACACATGTCGTGGCCCAGGCCCCCAGCTCCACGCTTTACTTtcgtcataaaaaaaaaaaaaaagttaatttatttatttagagagagataggGTAAGCGAgctgggtaggagcagagagggagagagagaatcccaagcaggctccacactgtcagtgcagagccggaagCAGGTTTGGATTTCACAAAGTcggaaatcaagacctgagcccaaatcaagagtcagatgctcaaccgactgagccacccaggtgccccttaacttcaTTTCGAATTTCTCAACAGGTCTGCAAACTACGTTCTACTGCTCCCTGTTTACAGAGGGAGAAGCAGCCCCAGAGAGCCATGGGATATGAGGGGTTGCAAATTGGCTGCTTCCAAAGATCatagcttatttttgagagagagagagagagagaacgcatgggagaggggcagagagaaagagaacccgaAGTGAGCTCCaagctgacagccgagagcccaatgtggggctcgaactcaccaaccgcaagatcatgacctgagccaaaattggacgcccaaccaactgagccacccaggcgccccaagactataGTTTTAGAAACCAGGCTATACTGCTTCTTAGGAACCCTGGAGCCAGGCTGATGGGTTCCCAGCCCCTTCTTGCCACTGCCTGACTGTATTGCTTTGTACAATTGCTTTCCCTCTTGGAGCCTCAATGGCATCTACCTGCTGCAAACTGTAGTAAATTATATTCTTCAAGTCAACTGGCAGAGACTGGCCAACTTTACCCACAGCAAATCCGTCCACTTCTCTTGCCTTGTCGACATTCAATTAAGACCTGACTTCCACAGACTCAGAGGTTCCAAGTACACACAAACtgctgaataaaaatgttaatggatCGCACCGAGTACGCGAGATCACTGctgtgatgaaaaagaaaaaaatacggGGAAGATGGTCTTTGAGACATTAGTCCACCAGCTCCCCAGGTTGCCTGCTTCCTGAATAAAAAAAACTTCCCTTTCCCACCATCACTTGTGTAGCGAGTATTGGTTTTGCAGCAGCGAGCGGCCGGACCTGAGTTTGGAACCTATTCTCTATCTGGTAACAATGGTGAGAGAGAACAGACCAGCGGTGTCAAGGGGTTAAAGTTTGGGGAAGCGTGCTGTTAGTAGCGGGTAACAGGAGGGAGTGTCCCTTGTAGGGATGAAACATTTCTGTATCCTGATTGTAGCAACGGATACTGGAATATTCACATTTGATAAAGTTTCATAGAACTGTATaccagacattttttaaagtgtatgtaaACCCAAAGAAATGCTGGAAAATTCCAAATCAGATCTGTACCTGATTAAACAAGGTAGCCATGTCAATTTCTGGCTTCCACAATGCAGTGTATTTACCTAAGATATCATCCACATGGTGGGGTTTGAGGGGCAAGCTAGGTGTAGGGTACGAAGGGACTCTCTGTACTATTTCTGTAAGTTCTTAAACAGTTTCAGAATAAGATGTTATGGCTTAAAATTGTTGGCAGTGAGTTCGTGTGCCCAGAGGAATCATTTTTGCGATACCtggtcaagaaaaaaattagggtATCTTCATGGTCCAGTGATCTCTGTTGTGGGTGGAAGATACATACCCGTGAGAAACTGTCAAACTTGCGCTTGAGATGTAAGCACGTTTACTGCAACATCGAGTGTCACAGCTCAAAACTGGGAACGGCCATCAGTAGAAAAGCGTATGACTAAATGGTGGGAAAtttaacaacagaaagaaatctcatCGCAAGAAATCTCAAGAACTTAaacttcactgaaaaaaaaaaaatcaagggacaTCACAGAGATATAGCACATGCACTGAACCGTGTCGGCTGTGTTTAACTTAATTCATAATTGAGTTTGGAAAAATCACCGACCTGGGACAGGAACCTGGTGCTCAGCAGGTCAGGCACCTTCTATTCCTGGGAGGCAGGCCACGAGTGTTTAAGCACATGACTGCATTTCTGGGACCCAGAGTGAGAGCCAGGAGATTAACAAAGGGCGTAAGACAAAGTGAGATTTAAAgcagaacattaaaataaataaacaaataaataaataaacaaacgaaataaaattttttttcaacgtttatttatttatttttgggacagagagagacagagcatgaacggggaggagcagagagagagggagacacagaatcggaaacaggctccaggctccgagccatcagcccagagcctgacgcggggctcgaactcacggaccgcgagatcgtgacctggctgaagtcggacgcttaaccgactgcgccacccaggcgccccaaacaaacGAAATAGAGGCAGAGCATCAGTGAATAAAaagttcattctctctcccttttttttatgtttatttctttattttgagggagagagactgggaggaacagagagagagagagaatcctaagcaggctctccactgtcacagcagaacccaatgctgggctcgatctcatgaaccatgagatcactacctaagctgaaaccaagagcaggaggcttgacctactgagccatcctggcaccaCGAGCCCATTCTCTTGATGTCTGCTGACAAGGGCTGCTTGGCTGGGCTCAGGCTGCCACACTGTGGGGGCTGTAATCTTAGAAAGACACCCACCTCCTAGCTCTCTTACTCTCTTTATAGAGTCGAGAGAAACAGTGGTGTTGGAAGTGTGGCAAATGCAGTCCGAGCTTGGGCACCAGCACTTTCCAGGACTTGCTGGAAACATCACGTACAGACCTTGGAGGAAGTTGAAGTCGCGACCCTGTCCCAGTCAGCTCATAGCCAGGAATTCCAGAGAGAGCCTCCAGGATCGTTCCACAGACAGTCCTCCCGACAgaacacaaatatttgttgagcatctaatTTGTTCTGGGTCCTGAGGACACATCAGAAATGAGACAGACTCTCTCGGTCTTCACTCAGCTATCAGTCCGGTGGAATTGATAGTGTGGGGAACAGCATGACCAAGAGCTCTAAGGTGGAAAAGAGCCGGTTGTGTTCCAAGAACTGAAAATGGGCCAGCGTGGTTGAAGAAAAAAGACGGTGGGCAAGTGGGATGAAAACAGGACGAGGGACGCAGGCAGGGGCGGAGTCATGAAGGGCTTGGAGAGGACACGAGAGGGCTCTCAGCAGGAGCAGGGGCAAAGATCTAATGTGGGCAGCTTTCTTGTTTCAGCACGTACCACTGGCCTGACTCCcatattcattcagcaaacattttttactCTTGACTTGGCCCTGTGCTGGTTGATGGTGGGTACCCAGGGATGAGCCTCACTCCACTTCCTGCTGCCCTCCAGTCGGGGAAAGAGACACAACCTGTGCTGGGGCACAGTAACGCCCATCCcctaagccccccccccccccccccccccccgcacaaaGATGTTCACGCTCTGATCACCAGAACTTGTGAATAACGTGACGTTAGGTGGTAAAAGAGATTTGGCAGTTGTGACCTTTAAGGCTCTGGGGATGGGGAGATTATCCCTGGCTTTTGTGGTGGGCTCACTGTAATCACAAAGGTCCTGGCAGGGAACTGAATCAGAGAAGATGTGACAACAAAAGAGAGTAAGGgatttgatggggcacctgggtggctgggggcagggggggggcggggagtcggtgttaagcgtccgacttttgatgtcggttgaggtcatgatctctcggtttgtgaggctgcttgggatgctgtttccctctctctctgcccttcccccgctcatgatctctctctctctctctctcaaatataaataaatatttttaaaatctttgaaaaagctgTGCTCCTGGCTTTGAAGCTGGAGGAAGCGGCCCtcagccaaggaatgcaggcgcctccagaagctggaaaaacaaggaaacagatgCTCCCCTAGAACTTCCAGAAGGAATGTAGCCCGGCAGACATCTTGATCGTAACTAAGGAAGACGCATTTTatacttctgacctccagaactgcgagatgATACATTCCTGCTTTAAGCCATGAAGTTTGTGTTACTTTGTTGTAGcggcaataggaaactaatacacagcTCCAGACCTTGTAACGAATACACAATCCTGGACACCTGCCATATGGTGGAAACACTAGGCAGTGtagaggcaggtggggggagtggggctACCCTTAGCTCAAGCTGGGGACCAGGGAAGGCTGGGCAGATTGATGCCcaaactgatttttaatttttttattattattttttaatgttttattttatatttgagagaaagacggagacagagacagagagcgagcaggggagggggcagagggacccCCCAGAcccccagaatctgaagcaggctccaggctccatgctgttagcacctCGCCTggtgcagagctcgaactcacgagccgtgagatcatgacctgagctgaagtcagacacttaatcaaccgagccacccaggtgtcccccagactgattttttttttttttaagtagtattcatgcccagcatggagagcccaacaccgggcttgaacccatgtccctgagatcaagagacacttaactgactgagccacccggggtgTCCCTGCATTTTGAAAGATTTTGGTGGAGGTTTAgaaggaatagaaggagagatggcATTCCAGAGGAAACAACTCTTGCCAGCAAGAGAAAGCTGAATCATTCAGAAGTGagagcctgggggcgcctggccggcACCTTAGGTAGAGCCCGcgacgactcttgatcttggggtcattgAGCCGAAGCTCTTTTAagcagagcttacttaaaaaaaaataaagtaagtgagAGTCTGGAACCCAGGATGGGAGTGGGTAAAATTAGTGAAAGATAAAACCGGGAGGGGTCAACTGGGCCATTTGGGAAGGGTCAGGAGCTCGCCCGCCCGGCAGGCGATGGAGTGTGAAGT contains the following coding sequences:
- the DHDH gene encoding trans-1,2-dihydrobenzene-1,2-diol dehydrogenase is translated as MALRWGIVSVGLISSDFTTALRTLPRSEHQVVAVAARDLSRAKEFARKHDIPKAYGSYEELAKDPNVEVAYIGTQHPQHKAAVLLCLAAGKAVLCEKPLGVNAAEVREMVAEARSRGLFLMEAIWTRFFPATEALRSTLSQGTLGELRVARAEFGKDLTHLTRALDWAQAGGGLLDIGIYCIQFISMVFGGQKPEKIVAMGRRHETGVDDTVTVLLQYPGGVHGSFTCSITAELSNVNSVSGTKGMAQILSPCWCPTELVVKGEHKEFALPPAPGKEFNFTHGVGMTYEAKHVRECLRKGLKESPVIPLAESELLADILEEARKAIGVTFPQDKC